The sequence below is a genomic window from Longimicrobiales bacterium.
GGGCCACATCTGGAGGCCATGAAGGAGAATGGCCTCAAGCTCCTCATTGATGGCGAAGAGCGTGTTGCCCGGCCGTTCTGCACCAGCGACCCGTCCGAAGCTGGACCCCAGGACTTCGTCATCGTCACGCTGAAGGCGCATTCCGCGCCGGCAGTTGTGGGGGCCATGCAGCCGCTGCTGGGCCCAGACACCGCTGTGGTCAGTGCGGTGAACGGCGTGCCGTGGTGGTATTTCTATGCGCTGGAGGGCCCTTGGCGCGACCACCGTCTGGAGTCGGTCGACCCGGGGGGTGTGCAGTGGGATGGGATCGGCCCTGAGCGCGCGATCGGGTGCGTGGTATACCCCGCCACCGAGGTCGTGGAACCGGGCGTGATCAAGCACCTGAGCGGGAACCGTTTTTCGCTCGGAGAACCCTCCGGTGAGAAGACCGAGCGGGTGCAGGCTCTGGCGGGCGCCCTCAAAGAGGCCGGATTCCGCGTGCCCGTGCGGCGCATAAGAGACGAGATCTGGGTAAAGCTGTGGGGTAATCTCTCCTTCAATCCCATCAGCGCACTGACGTTGGAGACGCTCGACACCGTCGCGACCGATCCCGGCACTCGGGCGGTGGCTCAGGCCATGATGCTGGAGGCCCAGACCATTGGCGAGAAGCTCGGCGCCCGCTTTCCAGTCGACGTGGAAAAACGCATGGACGGAGCGGCAGCTGTGGGAGCCCATCGGACATCGATGCTCCAGGACCTGGAGCGCGGTCGACCGATGGAGATCGACGCCCTGGTGACCTCCGTTCAGGAGATGGGGCGCCTCGTGGACGTACCGACTCCGACGATCGATGTGGTGCTGGCGTTGGTCCAGCAACGCGCCCGCGCTGCGGGAGCGTACGGGGTCTGAGCGGTCAGCCTCCGAAGACCGGTACCCAGATCCGCCAGAAGATCAGTACGAGGCTCATCCCCGTGAAGACGATGAGGCTGAACCATCCGAACCACTGAGCGAACGTCGACGGATAGAACGCTTTATCCTGCTTGGGGATGATCGTCAGGCAGTAGTAGAAGTTCAGGAAGAAGATCACCGGCGCCACGAAGAAGGCCAGCGCCGAGGCGACGAGCACCAGGAACACCGGCCTCTGCAATCCGGCCACGATCGCCACAGAGGTGACCAGTGAGTAGATCATCGTCATCCGGTAGATGTTGTACTCTGAGTACCATGCGCTCCGGTGTGCGGGTGTCAGAGTTGTCCGGTCGATTCCCTGCAGTGACGCCGTGCTACGGAACAGGTTTCTGCAGCAGGCACCGACGATCCTGGGCCACCCGTCGAAGTAGTTGAACGCCGTGGAGAACGTGGCCGCGAGGGCTCCGACCATGAACACCATCATCATCTGGGGTCCTACGCTTCGCGTAAAAATTCCCGCGATCTCGCCCATCACAGCCCGACCTTCAACCGGACTCGGGTACAACCACACGGCAGCCAACAGCATGAATATGCTGGCAAGTAGGAAGGACACGACGTGCCCCTGCCGGAAGTCCCAGATCCCGATCTTGAACCAGCGCTGGCAGTACTCTCTCGCATTTTCTGGGAGCTTTGACGTGTCGACCGTGAGGTGAGCCGGATTCGGGTCGAAGGGGTCGTAGCGATGTGCAAGCCCCATGTCCTCCATGCGCTCGCGGATCTTGCTCACGCCCTTCTTCTTGGCCTTGCCCCACTCTGACGCCTGCAGCGAGACGTCCATTCCGGTGGGCAGCAGACCGAGGAACGCGGCGATGATAAGCCAGGATCCGTCCGGAATCTCAACCAGGAAGAAGTGCGCCATCTGAGAAATAGGCGCAGGCTCGACGACAAAAACAGCCACAGTGGAGACCACCAGTACGGACGCCAGCACCTTCGCAGCCAACTCGACCGCCTCGTAGCGCCCTCGTAGGATGATGACCACCGAAATCAGGCCTACAGCCAAGCCCCAGCCAGCCAGAGGCACCGGCAGCCCCATTGATTCGCTGAACATGTAATAGAGCACCGCAGCCGCCGCGACGAGACGCCCCGCCTGCCCGAGTGCGCACTGGAGCAGGGTCGTGATGAGCACGTACCACAGCGGCCACTTCTTCCACGCCGTGCCGTACGCCTCGATCAGGCTCTTGCCCGTGGCGTTCGTGAAACGGAAGGCCATCTCGAAGCCGTAGTACTTGAAGACGTACGAGAGAGGGATGCACCAGAGGAGCACATACCCGAACCGACCACCGGCTACGGGTGCTGTGACCAGATGGCTCGTGCCGATCCCCGTCATCATGAGGATCACGCCCGGCCCGAAATGGCTCATGAGACCCTTGAGGGTCAGGTCGGGCATCTCCAGATCCGAGAACGCGTCGCCCTCCGAAGGTTGGAGAGGATCGGCGGTGGGATCGGTCACAGGTGTCCCCCGGCAGTGGGTATCAGGAGCCATTCAAGAATCGGACAATGCTGCGGGGAAACCGCTGTTCGCGCAAACACGCTTCCGGGGAAGGTCGTAATCTTCCTTCCCACGGTTACCGCTCACGTAGCGCGCCGTCTATTCTCCCAGCACTTACCAACGAAGGGAATGAATCCGAGTGCTGAGACGGATGCGGGCTCGATTTGCGGGCGGGGGGGGGCATCATCCCTCGGTGCGACGTGCCCGAGGACCGGGCTGCTTGGCCTCATCCTCCGCAGCGGCCAGTTCAGGCCTACCGATCCGCTACGACCGCGGCACGGAGTTTGGCATTCGGGCAAGGAGGCTGTGGTAGCGATCCCTGTGCATAGGGGTGGCGGAGCGCAGTGCACATGCCTACCATCGACGCAGCTCGGTCTGGTCACTCGCCAGTCCGCAGGCCTCGCGGACCTCCTGATAATTGACAGTCCGGGCAAGGACGCCTTAGACTCGATTCGATTGTTGAACGAAGTAAAAAGTACTTTATCGAACTATGGAGCATACAATATGACGATGGACAAGCTTAGGAAACGTGCCTCCCATGACCCTGAACTGACCAGAAAACTTAATCAGGCAGAGACTTTTGAAAATCTGGCCTACATCGCAGGCCAAGTAGGTATTGATATAGAGCAGAGTGACTTTGAAGCACAGAACGAAGAGCTCTCAGAAGAAGAATTAAGTAATGTATCAGGTGGTATGAGATCAGTTGGTGGTTCGCTTGGGATCCGGAAGTTCATGGCAAAAGATGGCGCCCATACATGTGATACTAGTACATGCACGGATTGCTCCAGTTGCGGGGCCCATACCTGTGACACTAGTACATGTAAGGAATGCAACAGTTGCGGGGCATCTTCCTTTCAGGTGGGAATTAAGACCAGTGTCTAACTAAGACTGGCTCATACTTCGCTCTCTGATTCTGAGTTTTGGCTGTAACAGTATTAGGGTTCTCTTCTTACCTGTACGCCAGCGGTCCAATGCCGGACGGACGTACAGAACTGCGCCTTACTCCGCTCGGGCTACTGGAGCGGCTGGCTCCGACTCCATTCCGCCACCCTGGGTGCACAGGGATCACTACCACGGCGTCCTTGCCTCGAATGGCAAACTACGTGCCGCGGTCGCAGCGGTCGCAGTGGATCTGTAGGCGTGAGGTAGGGGGCGCGGAGGATGAGGCCACCAACCCAGTCCTCGGCACGCCGCACCGAGGGTTGATGCTCCGGGGTTACCCGCAAATCGAGCCCGCATCCGTTGAGCCGTACTTCTCGCCCCTAGTTATGGAGTCCTGCCTCCGCGCGTGGGCCACCGCAGGGTGAGATCAGGCATCGGAGCTCATTGAACCTGACTCCGCACTGCCTTGGCTTTCCTGTCAATTGGGTCGTTGGAATATCTGGCCCAAGCCCTTGTCCTCGTTCCCCTGGGGTCAGGTCCGGAATCGGAAGAAGAAAAGGCTATGACCATCTGAATCGGTGGCACACAGCACTGAATTGCGAACGGGTACGATTCCTTGGGTGCCTCCACGGACAGCGGCCGTCCGGCGTCCGAATTGGCGAACGGGCAGGGCGATCGATGAGAGGCGGCGTCAAAAGCACTGGCTTTGGTGAGGAAGAGTAACAAATCCAGTCAAGATCTTTATCAATCTGCTTTAATATTTATTCTTTGGACAAGAACATGGAACCTAACCAAAGCCAGTTTTATAAGGCTTGGATTGATATTGCTTCGGCCAACAAGAATAGATCAACCCTGCACGCAAACTTAAACAAAGAACGACGTTCCTGGCTCGGTGCACTCATGGCAATACCATATTTGCCAGCGATTACAGAATGGGCGTTAGTGAACTTAATGCCTCGAGCCATCGATGTCCTGGGAAGGCGAGCCGCCCATCAACTCGGTAAAAGTGATTTGCCCGAAGCCTTTTGGCAGAGGCTATTGATCTTAGGGAACCTGCCATCAGACCTAATGAAACTTCAAAGATCTAAATTGGATCCTGCTCCAGGTGGCTGTTCACCTAACAAGTACTGGGAATTACTTGGCTTAGGCTGGCTCAATCTTTATGAGGCCTCGAATATATTTTCTGGTGCCCTTGAAGATTCCCACGTGATCGTAGCTCCCACCTTAAGCCACATACGTAAAGGACTCAGCAGAAAAGAGTGCGCTATTTTTGATACATTATCTTTAGACTTTCAGGATGATGCATGTTTGGCATTGCTCAAGATCTATCAATCAATATTTAAAGAGGATAAAGCGCTAAGGCACTTCAAGGACTCAATGGCCGGACGCGACTCCTCCAGTTCCATGGGTTTCGGATCATCAGAAATCATAAATCTCACACGCAATCACCCAGGCCTCGTTTCTGCGATTACCACTTGGGGTAGTAATTGTGAGCAAAATTACGGAGATCTCTGCCGCAGAATCTCTAAAGATGGTAATTCTATAAAGAAAAGATTTAACGTAAGTGTCCAAGATCTTGATTCGGTTAGACTTGGTTATGGTGACCGGCACATAAACAGTCAATCGACGTCAATGTTATTGTTCAACGATGGCTTTAAACTATTCTACAAGCCGAGATCATTAGCATTAGAGGAAGCCTTTTCAAGATTAACGCTAACTGTATGCGAAAGCTGTGACGTTCCAGTATTCAACTTGATGCCACCTTCTCTAGACTGTGGAGACTGGGGGTATCAAGAATTCGTCGACAGCGAGCTGGTTTGCGCACCTGGTCAAATAACTGATTTGATAAGTCGTCTCGCTTTAGTATCTGTCCTCCTCGATGTATGT
It includes:
- a CDS encoding 2-dehydropantoate 2-reductase, whose amino-acid sequence is MKIGIYGAGAIGGYLGVQLALAGEDVTLIARGPHLEAMKENGLKLLIDGEERVARPFCTSDPSEAGPQDFVIVTLKAHSAPAVVGAMQPLLGPDTAVVSAVNGVPWWYFYALEGPWRDHRLESVDPGGVQWDGIGPERAIGCVVYPATEVVEPGVIKHLSGNRFSLGEPSGEKTERVQALAGALKEAGFRVPVRRIRDEIWVKLWGNLSFNPISALTLETLDTVATDPGTRAVAQAMMLEAQTIGEKLGARFPVDVEKRMDGAAAVGAHRTSMLQDLERGRPMEIDALVTSVQEMGRLVDVPTPTIDVVLALVQQRARAAGAYGV
- a CDS encoding Nif11-like leader peptide family RiPP precursor; translated protein: MNEVKSTLSNYGAYNMTMDKLRKRASHDPELTRKLNQAETFENLAYIAGQVGIDIEQSDFEAQNEELSEEELSNVSGGMRSVGGSLGIRKFMAKDGAHTCDTSTCTDCSSCGAHTCDTSTCKECNSCGASSFQVGIKTSV
- a CDS encoding Nramp family divalent metal transporter — encoded protein: MTDPTADPLQPSEGDAFSDLEMPDLTLKGLMSHFGPGVILMMTGIGTSHLVTAPVAGGRFGYVLLWCIPLSYVFKYYGFEMAFRFTNATGKSLIEAYGTAWKKWPLWYVLITTLLQCALGQAGRLVAAAAVLYYMFSESMGLPVPLAGWGLAVGLISVVIILRGRYEAVELAAKVLASVLVVSTVAVFVVEPAPISQMAHFFLVEIPDGSWLIIAAFLGLLPTGMDVSLQASEWGKAKKKGVSKIRERMEDMGLAHRYDPFDPNPAHLTVDTSKLPENAREYCQRWFKIGIWDFRQGHVVSFLLASIFMLLAAVWLYPSPVEGRAVMGEIAGIFTRSVGPQMMMVFMVGALAATFSTAFNYFDGWPRIVGACCRNLFRSTASLQGIDRTTLTPAHRSAWYSEYNIYRMTMIYSLVTSVAIVAGLQRPVFLVLVASALAFFVAPVIFFLNFYYCLTIIPKQDKAFYPSTFAQWFGWFSLIVFTGMSLVLIFWRIWVPVFGG